The Pseudonocardia broussonetiae DNA segment CATCATGCCGCGGATCGCCCTCCCCGGAGGTTCAGGAGAGCCACGTTCCCGCCCCCTGCGGACCGGAACGTGGCTTTCCTGGACCGGGGCGGCGGGCGGCCACGTTCTAGGGTGCAGTCGTGACCCCCGAACCAGCGGTGCCCCGACCCGCCGCCACCGTGCTGCTCCTGCGCGACACCCCCGGCGAGCGGCCGCTGCAGGTGTTCCTGCAGCGGCGGGTGGCCGGGATGGCGTTCGCCGGCGGCATGACGGTGTTCCCGGGCGGCGGCGTCGACCAGGCCGACGTGCCCGATCCCGAGCTGTGGGCCGGACCGCTGCCGGAGTGGTGGGGCGAGCGCTTCGCGGCCGAGCCCGTGGCGGCGGGGCGGCTCGTGCACGCCGCGGTGCGGGAGACGTTCGAGGAGTGCGGCGTGCTGCTGGCCGCCCGCTCCGACGGGACCACGCCCGACCCGATGGTGCTCGCCGAGGCCCGCGCCGACCTGGTCGCCCGGCGCCGGACGCTGCCCCAGGTCCTCGTCGAGAGCGGGCTCGTCCTGCGCGCCGACCTGCTCGACGCGTGGTCGCGCTGGATCACCCCGGAGGAGTCGCCGCGGCGCTACGACACCGCGTTCTTCGTCGCCGCGGTGCCGCACGGGCAGGAGGCCGACGCGCACACGACCGAGGCCGTCGAGGCGGCCTGGTGGTACCCCGCCGAGGCGCTCGACCGCTGGCGCGCGGGCGAGATGGAGCTGATGGCGCCGACGTTCCGCACGCTGCAGGAGATCGCCGAGTTCCCCGACACCGCGTCGGTGATGGCGGCGGCCGCGGCGCGGACGGTGCGGCCGGTGATCCCGAAGGTCAAGCGCGAGGGCGACGAGGTCGTCGTGGTGCTGCCCGGCGACGAGGGCTTCGAGGTCGCGGCCGGGCACCTGCGTCCGGGGGACCTCCGATGACGCTCGCGCCGATGACGCACCCCACCTACGCGCAGCTGCGGGCGGTCACACCGCTGGCCTCCGTGCTGCTCGAGGAGAACCCGTCGCCGATGACGCTGGAGGGCACCAACACCTGGGTGCTGCGGGCTCCGGGCATCGAGGAGTGCGTGGTCGTCGACCCGGGCGAGGACGAGATCGGGCACCTGGAGCGGGTGGCCGCGCACGGCCCCGTCGCCCTCGTCCTGATCACCCACCGCCACCACGACCACGCCGGCGGCGCCGCCCGCTTCGCCGAGCTGACCGGCGCGCCGGTGCGGGCGCTCGACCCGTCGCTCGTGCTGGGCTCCGAGGCGCTCGGCGAGGGCGAGGTCGTGGCCGCGGCGGGGGTCGAGCTGCGGGTCGTCCGCACGCCGGGGCACACGT contains these protein-coding regions:
- a CDS encoding NUDIX hydrolase, whose translation is MTPEPAVPRPAATVLLLRDTPGERPLQVFLQRRVAGMAFAGGMTVFPGGGVDQADVPDPELWAGPLPEWWGERFAAEPVAAGRLVHAAVRETFEECGVLLAARSDGTTPDPMVLAEARADLVARRRTLPQVLVESGLVLRADLLDAWSRWITPEESPRRYDTAFFVAAVPHGQEADAHTTEAVEAAWWYPAEALDRWRAGEMELMAPTFRTLQEIAEFPDTASVMAAAAARTVRPVIPKVKREGDEVVVVLPGDEGFEVAAGHLRPGDLR